A single region of the Dehalococcoidales bacterium genome encodes:
- the pseC gene encoding UDP-4-amino-4,6-dideoxy-N-acetyl-beta-L-altrosamine transaminase, producing the protein MVRLAIDGGIPVRSELLPYGRQWIGDEDIDSVAGVLKSDWITQGPKVAEFEGRLAEYCGTKYAVAVSSGTAALHAACAVAGISAGDEVVTTPLTFAGTANAVVYCGGKPVFADIREDTLNVDPQEIIKRLLPKTKAILAVDFAGHPADLTEIKTIAQEKGLVMIEDACHALGAEYKEKKVGSIADMTIFSFHPVKHITTGEGGAILTNNREYYEKLKIFRHHGIVKNGFVNGNWYYEIYQPGYNFRITDFQCALGISQLKKLDRFVSRRREIAARYNDAFAGMEEVVTPVEKGDVRASYHIYPIQLGTEFLKAGRKEIFEALRAENIGVNVHYMPLHLHPFYQNTFGYKRGDYPKAERYYERAITLPLFPKMNDEDIADVIEAVGKVVHHYRK; encoded by the coding sequence GTGGTACGATTAGCAATAGATGGCGGCATTCCGGTAAGGAGTGAGCTTCTACCATATGGTCGTCAGTGGATTGGTGATGAAGATATTGACTCTGTCGCCGGGGTTCTCAAGAGCGATTGGATCACCCAGGGGCCTAAAGTTGCTGAATTTGAGGGCCGACTAGCTGAATATTGTGGAACCAAATATGCCGTAGCTGTCTCCAGTGGTACTGCTGCTCTCCATGCTGCCTGCGCTGTAGCAGGCATCTCTGCAGGTGACGAGGTGGTAACTACGCCGCTTACCTTTGCTGGTACTGCTAACGCGGTGGTGTACTGTGGCGGTAAGCCGGTATTTGCTGACATAAGAGAGGACACCTTGAATGTTGATCCTCAGGAGATTATCAAAAGATTATTGCCTAAGACTAAGGCAATATTGGCGGTGGATTTTGCCGGGCACCCTGCTGATTTGACTGAAATAAAGACCATAGCCCAGGAGAAAGGATTAGTTATGATTGAGGATGCCTGTCACGCTTTGGGTGCCGAGTATAAGGAGAAGAAGGTTGGTAGTATAGCTGATATGACCATCTTTAGCTTTCACCCGGTGAAGCATATTACTACCGGGGAAGGCGGTGCAATTCTAACCAATAATAGGGAATACTATGAGAAGCTCAAAATCTTCAGGCATCATGGTATAGTAAAGAACGGTTTTGTCAATGGTAATTGGTATTATGAGATATACCAACCAGGGTATAACTTCCGGATTACCGATTTTCAATGTGCTCTGGGTATCAGCCAGCTTAAGAAGCTGGACCGCTTTGTTAGCAGAAGGAGGGAAATAGCCGCCAGGTATAATGACGCTTTCGCCGGGATGGAAGAGGTCGTAACTCCTGTTGAGAAGGGCGATGTCAGAGCATCATATCATATCTATCCTATTCAACTGGGGACTGAGTTCCTGAAGGCTGGTAGAAAAGAAATATTTGAGGCGCTGAGGGCAGAAAACATCGGGGTAAACGTTCATTATATGCCCTTGCACCTGCACCCTTTTTATCAAAATACATTTGGTTATAAAAGAGGCGACTATCCCAAAGCAGAGAGATATTATGAACGGGCAATCACCCTGCCCCTCTTCCCCAAGATGAATGATGAGGATATTGCGGATGTAATTGAAGCGGTGGGAAAGGTTGTACACCACTATAGAAAATAG
- a CDS encoding methyltransferase domain-containing protein yields the protein MNKFTKQMQAWAGNFGQDYTDRNALSLQEVERLYKERLGITRTEMNSRFVGDLNRDITVLEVGSNIGNQLLLLQNIGFKNLYDIELQPYAVELSKNRTKGINIIQGSAFDIPFKDGYFDLVFTSGLLIHIAPYDIANVLDEIYRCTKKYIWCFEYYSDVYTQIDYRGHAELLWKTDFAKLFLNRFRNMTLVKEEHFKYLNNDNVDTMLLLRKIRE from the coding sequence ATGAATAAATTCACGAAGCAGATGCAGGCCTGGGCGGGTAATTTTGGACAGGATTATACCGACCGCAATGCTCTTTCTTTGCAGGAAGTAGAGCGGTTATACAAAGAGCGTCTTGGAATTACACGCACAGAGATGAATTCCAGGTTTGTTGGCGATCTTAACAGAGATATAACGGTCTTAGAGGTTGGCTCGAATATTGGGAACCAGTTACTGTTGCTACAAAATATAGGATTCAAGAATCTATACGATATTGAGTTGCAGCCTTATGCCGTCGAACTATCGAAAAACAGGACTAAAGGTATAAACATAATCCAGGGTTCTGCCTTCGACATTCCCTTTAAGGATGGTTACTTTGATCTTGTTTTTACCTCCGGACTTTTAATCCACATAGCTCCTTATGATATTGCCAATGTTCTAGACGAAATATACCGGTGTACCAAAAAATATATCTGGTGCTTTGAATACTATTCTGATGTGTATACCCAAATAGACTACCGGGGGCATGCTGAATTACTCTGGAAAACTGACTTTGCTAAGCTTTTTCTCAATCGATTTCGCAACATGACATTGGTCAAGGAAGAGCATTTCAAATACCTGAATAATGATAATGTGGATACTATGCTGTTACTTCGAAAAATAAGAGAATAG
- a CDS encoding N-acetylneuraminate synthase family protein produces MTEQIARTSMPIEMKVGSHVIGNGHPTFFMVEEGQANEGNYELAIRMIGLTAQTGANAIEFQFAIADDLYVRTHPAHAVYKSREFSREQLVSLRMIAEEYHLLIVGSPLSDNLVTQLVEAGYPLLDINSSDLVNPRMLDAIAETGVPFMVGTAMSSIDDIDWAVDRLLHRKCGSFCLLHGQHVMATGSGRGVPEKQVSLSTVNYLRDRYHLPVGFTDHTSSEIVPALAVANGAAVITKHLAPQLGWRGPDWEVCLAPDAMERCVQLVRLADVVKGTSERVLASGELADRSQMRRSIVAQCDLSEGTCLEAKHLLFKRSGVGLDPRQEDSIVGKRLIAAIKKDEIITLDKLS; encoded by the coding sequence ATGACGGAGCAAATTGCGCGGACTTCTATGCCGATCGAGATGAAAGTTGGATCTCATGTGATTGGGAATGGTCATCCCACCTTTTTTATGGTTGAAGAGGGGCAGGCGAATGAGGGGAATTATGAACTTGCTATAAGAATGATTGGACTGACAGCACAAACTGGTGCTAACGCGATTGAATTCCAATTTGCGATAGCCGATGATTTATACGTGCGCACACACCCTGCTCATGCTGTTTACAAGTCGCGTGAATTTTCACGGGAACAGCTGGTATCTTTGAGGATGATTGCGGAAGAATACCATTTACTTATTGTGGGCAGTCCGTTGAGCGACAATTTGGTGACACAACTTGTTGAAGCTGGATACCCCTTATTGGATATCAACTCCTCTGATTTGGTGAATCCCCGCATGCTGGATGCTATCGCTGAAACAGGAGTGCCATTTATGGTTGGTACGGCTATGTCATCCATTGACGATATTGACTGGGCTGTTGATCGTCTGTTGCATCGAAAGTGTGGTTCGTTCTGCCTATTGCATGGCCAGCATGTGATGGCTACCGGTTCAGGACGCGGAGTTCCAGAAAAACAGGTCTCGCTATCCACCGTTAATTATTTACGTGATCGGTATCACTTGCCCGTTGGTTTTACTGATCATACGTCAAGTGAGATTGTGCCAGCGTTAGCCGTAGCGAATGGAGCAGCCGTTATCACCAAACACCTAGCACCACAGCTTGGCTGGCGAGGACCTGACTGGGAGGTTTGTCTCGCGCCTGATGCGATGGAAAGGTGTGTGCAATTGGTGCGTCTCGCTGATGTCGTTAAGGGTACCTCGGAAAGAGTGCTTGCTTCTGGTGAATTAGCTGACCGCAGCCAGATGAGGCGTAGTATTGTGGCCCAATGTGACTTGTCGGAGGGTACTTGCCTAGAGGCAAAGCATTTACTATTCAAGCGTTCAGGTGTGGGGCTAGACCCACGTCAAGAAGATTCAATAGTTGGCAAGAGGTTGATTGCTGCAATTAAGAAGGATGAGATAATCACTCTGGATAAGCTTAGTTGA
- a CDS encoding prohibitin family protein — translation MIALLVIGIIVASVSLYFWRRHGADFDNQHRGKIASIIGLVIIISSIIGSSLVTVPAGHRGVVTRFGAVTGVILEEGLQAKLPFIESVIKMSVQTEKYEAGAAAASLDLQDVRTTIALNWRLRPEATAEIYRTLGLGYIDRIAAPAVQETVKQVTAKYNAEDLILRRDEVKSAIEQSLSTRLLQRGIITEAVSITEFQFSDTFVAAIEAKVAAEQAVREARNKLERVKVEAEQAEAQAMGEAAARIAKAEGEAEYIRIVTDAQVAANAAIAESLSPEVLQYIFLDRLGEDIKVIVIPSEQGLDLVIPEVTP, via the coding sequence ATGATTGCACTGCTTGTTATCGGTATTATTGTTGCTTCTGTTAGTCTGTATTTCTGGAGAAGACACGGGGCTGATTTTGATAACCAGCACAGGGGTAAAATTGCCAGCATTATCGGGCTTGTTATTATCATCTCCAGCATTATCGGCAGCTCACTGGTGACTGTACCGGCCGGTCATCGTGGCGTGGTGACCCGGTTTGGTGCCGTTACCGGCGTCATACTGGAAGAAGGTTTACAGGCAAAGTTGCCGTTTATCGAGTCAGTAATCAAAATGTCGGTACAGACCGAGAAATATGAGGCCGGTGCCGCCGCCGCGTCACTTGATCTGCAAGATGTGAGAACCACTATCGCCCTTAACTGGCGGCTGCGGCCGGAGGCAACTGCTGAAATCTATCGGACACTGGGATTGGGGTACATAGATAGAATCGCTGCCCCGGCTGTCCAGGAAACTGTGAAGCAGGTGACAGCTAAATACAATGCGGAGGACCTCATCTTGAGGCGTGACGAGGTTAAGTCTGCTATCGAGCAGAGCCTGTCGACCCGGCTGTTGCAGAGAGGTATCATCACTGAGGCAGTATCGATAACGGAGTTTCAGTTTAGCGATACCTTTGTTGCTGCTATCGAAGCTAAGGTAGCCGCAGAGCAAGCGGTACGGGAGGCAAGGAACAAGTTGGAGCGGGTGAAGGTTGAGGCCGAACAGGCAGAGGCCCAGGCAATGGGAGAAGCCGCCGCGCGGATAGCAAAGGCTGAAGGTGAAGCCGAGTACATTCGTATTGTCACCGATGCGCAGGTTGCTGCCAATGCCGCTATTGCCGAATCTCTATCCCCGGAAGTGCTACAGTATATCTTTCTCGACAGACTTGGTGAAGATATCAAGGTAATTGTGATACCTTCGGAGCAGGGTCTTGACCTGGTCATTCCGGAGGTGACGCCATAG
- a CDS encoding nucleotide sugar dehydrogenase, with amino-acid sequence MEKKKVSGGFMTGNTTVCVIGLGYVGLPLAEAFSKHLSVIGFDVDGKKLAKLKKGNNNGNLTLIDDPVEIGRADFIIICVPTPVTGSKEPDLSYIESAAAIAGRNMKRGSIVILESTVYPGVTEEVVRPILEGESGFRCGRDFGIAYCPERINPGDEEHTIENVTKIVSGMDEKTTDIVTGLYGKLTPHIFRARDIRTAEAAKVIENIQRDLNIALMNELVLIFEKMGLNTKDVLDAAATKWNFVRYSPGLVGGHCIPVDPYYLVYKSRELGYHPQVILAGRAINDGMPDYVTRLAIKGLINTGKVVKGARVLIMGLSYKQDVADTRESPAGKIIKRLREYGVEVLGYDPLLDDIRSEFGIKSVSDLEELRGIDCVIITIAHSAFRNIKADTLKDIMNNNPVLIDVRGVFDREEVEGKGFYYQGL; translated from the coding sequence ATGGAAAAGAAGAAGGTAAGTGGTGGTTTTATGACGGGCAATACTACTGTATGCGTCATTGGTCTGGGCTATGTCGGCCTGCCCCTGGCGGAAGCGTTCTCCAAACACTTGAGTGTAATCGGCTTCGATGTTGACGGCAAGAAGCTGGCTAAGCTGAAGAAGGGCAATAATAACGGAAATCTTACTCTCATCGACGACCCCGTGGAGATAGGCCGGGCTGACTTTATTATTATCTGTGTCCCCACGCCGGTAACCGGTTCCAAGGAGCCTGACTTGTCTTATATCGAGAGTGCCGCTGCAATTGCCGGGCGGAATATGAAACGGGGCAGTATCGTGATACTGGAGTCCACGGTATACCCCGGTGTGACCGAAGAAGTCGTCAGGCCGATCCTGGAGGGAGAGTCGGGCTTTAGGTGCGGGCGGGACTTCGGGATCGCCTACTGCCCGGAGCGGATAAACCCGGGTGACGAAGAGCATACTATTGAGAACGTAACCAAGATAGTCTCCGGAATGGATGAAAAAACAACTGATATTGTTACCGGGCTATACGGCAAGCTGACGCCGCATATCTTCAGGGCCAGGGATATCAGGACCGCCGAGGCAGCCAAGGTGATCGAAAACATCCAGCGTGACCTGAATATCGCCCTGATGAACGAATTGGTCCTCATCTTCGAGAAGATGGGCTTGAACACTAAAGATGTTCTGGATGCGGCGGCGACCAAGTGGAACTTCGTCCGCTACTCTCCGGGATTGGTCGGCGGTCACTGCATACCGGTCGACCCCTACTACCTGGTCTATAAATCGAGGGAGCTGGGCTACCACCCGCAGGTGATTCTGGCGGGGCGTGCCATAAATGATGGTATGCCCGATTATGTTACCAGGCTGGCTATCAAGGGCTTAATCAACACCGGCAAGGTAGTAAAGGGTGCCCGGGTGCTGATAATGGGACTCTCTTATAAACAGGATGTCGCTGATACCAGGGAAAGCCCGGCCGGGAAGATAATCAAACGGCTCAGGGAGTACGGGGTGGAAGTACTTGGCTACGATCCCCTGTTGGATGATATCCGGAGCGAATTTGGTATCAAGTCCGTCTCCGATCTGGAAGAGCTGCGGGGAATTGATTGTGTCATTATCACCATTGCGCACTCTGCTTTTCGGAATATCAAGGCCGACACGTTAAAGGACATTATGAACAATAATCCGGTGTTGATTGATGTCAGGGGGGTATTTGATAGGGAGGAAGTGGAGGGTAAGGGGTTTTACTATCAAGGTTTATGA
- the pseB gene encoding UDP-N-acetylglucosamine 4,6-dehydratase (inverting), whose translation MILKNKTILLTGGTGSFGQKFVEVALRDHAPKVIRVFSRGEFLQQEMQRKFNNHHGLRFLIGDVRDRERVYRAMNGVDIIIHAAALKQVPTCEYNPLEAVKTNIDGASNIIDAAIDNGVEKVIVISTDKAVHPVNLYGATKLVAEKLFLQANSYVGPRKTAFGCVRYGNVVGSRGSIVPLFLGQRDNGRVTITDERMTRFWITLEQGVRFFIDCLDRMSGGEIFVPKIPSMRVTDIADAIAPGVEREIVGIRPGEKLNEILLTEEEARHAKEFDDYFVIEPEHSFWKKDNLKGAKLLPEGFTYTSDSNSWWLTKDELKGMLKEL comes from the coding sequence ATGATACTGAAAAACAAAACGATTTTGCTTACCGGTGGAACCGGCTCGTTTGGGCAGAAGTTTGTCGAAGTGGCTTTACGAGATCATGCCCCGAAGGTGATAAGGGTATTCTCTCGCGGGGAATTTCTCCAACAAGAAATGCAACGAAAGTTTAACAATCACCACGGGTTGCGTTTCCTTATTGGCGATGTGAGAGATCGAGAGAGAGTGTATCGGGCGATGAACGGGGTTGATATTATCATTCATGCCGCCGCACTAAAGCAGGTTCCAACCTGTGAATATAACCCCCTTGAGGCAGTGAAGACAAATATAGACGGTGCGTCTAATATTATTGACGCTGCCATTGATAATGGTGTTGAAAAAGTGATAGTTATTAGTACCGATAAGGCAGTACACCCGGTAAATCTCTACGGGGCAACCAAGCTGGTAGCTGAGAAGCTTTTCCTCCAGGCTAATTCTTATGTCGGACCGCGGAAGACCGCCTTTGGTTGTGTGAGATATGGCAATGTGGTTGGTAGCCGGGGTAGCATTGTCCCCCTCTTTTTGGGGCAGAGGGATAATGGTAGAGTTACTATTACTGACGAACGTATGACGAGATTCTGGATTACCCTGGAGCAAGGGGTCCGTTTTTTTATCGACTGTCTTGATAGAATGAGTGGTGGTGAAATATTCGTCCCTAAGATTCCCAGTATGAGAGTTACTGATATAGCTGATGCGATCGCTCCGGGAGTTGAAAGAGAGATTGTTGGGATTCGTCCTGGAGAGAAACTCAATGAAATTCTATTGACTGAGGAAGAAGCCAGACATGCGAAGGAGTTTGATGACTACTTCGTTATTGAGCCTGAGCATTCCTTTTGGAAAAAGGATAACCTTAAAGGAGCTAAGCTTCTCCCGGAAGGATTCACATATACCAGCGATAGCAATAGCTGGTGGTTGACTAAAGATGAGCTTAAGGGAATGCTGAAGGAGCTTTAG